In Stanieria sp. NIES-3757, the DNA window TAAATTAGTATAATAACAGAGTTAAGAAAGAATGTTCACTCGGCGATCGCAACCTAAAAATGCCAGCTAAAAATCATCTAAACCTTTATGCCTGAAACTTCTTCTGGCAAATCTACTGGTTGCCTTACCTCTATGACTATCGACCCCAAACAGTTTGGCAAAAACCGAGAAGAAATTTACTCTCAACTAACTCAACAGCAAATAGAAACTCGTCCTGTTTGGAAACCACTTCATCTACAACCAGTATCTAAAGGTTGTGAATGTATTAATGTGCAGTAGCAGAAGACCTATTCAAAACTGGTCTTTGTATACCTTCAGGTTCCAATTTTACTGAAACAGACATTAATCGAGTAATTGATACCATTAAAATCTAATTTTTCGCCCTACAAATTTAAATTAAATATTAATTTTTGAATCAATCTAGATTGTTTGGCAGTCTTAATAAAATTCCTGGTAAATACACTGGAGTTAATTGTTTTTCTCTACTATACTAGGGTGAAATCTGCGTAAACATACTTAAATATTTTTTCTGAGTCAAACTAAGAAAATTATCAATTTTCTTTTTTTTTTGGTTAATTTTTTTAATTAAGGATTTTTATGGCATCAAACACAAATACAAATTCAGCTTTTGAACCTCATTTATTACCTTTAGTTATTAAACGGCGATGGTTACCTGCATTAACAGTTTTTACTTCTATTTTAATTCTTGGTATTATTGCAACTAATTTCAAAAAAACGATTTATTCAGCCTCCGCAGAATTACTTTATAAAAGAGTCAATCCAACTTCTTCTATAATTAATCCAACAGGAGAAAATACAGGAAGTAGCTATAACTTAAAAAGCGATCCTTTGACAACTCAATCAGAAATTCTTCGTTCTAAACCTGTTATTAAAGAAACGTTGACTCGATTAAATTGGCAAGATGAAAAAGGGAAACCTCTAAAACCTGAGCAATTTCTGGAAAATTTTGCCGTTAAAAATCTAACGGGTACAGATATTTTATCAGTTTCTTATCAATCTCAAAACCCTCAAAAAGCTGCTAAGGCTACTAATACTTTAATTTCTGTTTTTCTGCAACAGAATATTGCTGCTAATCGCGACGAATTAGTAGCTGCTCGCCAATTTCTTGAAGAACAATTACCCAAAGCACAAGCAAAAGTTGCCAACGCTGAATTAGCTCTACGGAATTATAAAGAAAAAAATAAAATTGTCTCTTTAGAAGTAGAAGCACCCAAAATTGTCGAGTTAGTTAATCAAATACAACAACAGATTATTAACTCTAAAGCAGAAATAGCCAAAATTAACGACGAATCTAATGTTTTCAGGCAAAAGCTAGGTATGGATTCGACGCGAGCAACTTTAATTATCAATCTCAGTCAGTCTCCTGCCATTCAAGAAGTATTGCAACAACTTCAACAAGTAGAATCAGATTTAGCTCAGGAAAAAGCTCGTTATACCGATAGTAATCCTAGAATTATTGAATTACAAGAAAAAGTCCAATCTCTTAAAAGTTTACTTAATCAACGCATACAACAAATTTCTGGCGATCGCGTTAACTTACTTTACGGTAATTTTCAAAACGGACAACTACAACAAGAACTAACATCCAATTTAATTCAGTTAGAAGCAACTAATCGTGGTTTAGTCAATCAAATAGCTGAATTATCTCAAATTGAAACTAACTATCAACAAAGAATAAATACTTTTCCTCGTTTAGAACAACAGTTAAAAGCTTTACAGAGAGAGTTAGAAGTTTCTCAATCAACTTACGCCTTACTACTGCAAAAATTTCAAGAAGTCAGAATTGCAGAAAATCAAAATACTGGTGATTTTCGGGTTGTCTCTGAAGCGGTTGTTCCAGAAAAACCAG includes these proteins:
- a CDS encoding DegT/DnrJ/EryC1/StrS aminotransferase encodes the protein MPETSSGKSTGCLTSMTIDPKQFGKNREEIYSQLTQQQIETRPVWKPLHLQPVSKGCECINVQ